A single region of the Elizabethkingia sp. JS20170427COW genome encodes:
- a CDS encoding glycoside hydrolase family 36 N-terminal domain-containing protein, whose amino-acid sequence MNKRPNPLPAIITSGQGAVREAAFGVVHADNNPSLDLQYLNHETSSKNGVSETKIQLKDPEYPFYINLYFKAYQKENVIEQWAEISHQEKKPITLKNYASAFLQLSAKDYYLTHFFGDWANEMRIEETLLPEGIHNIESKLGTRTTNFDLPSFILSLNQKADENYGEVLAGTLA is encoded by the coding sequence GTGAATAAAAGGCCTAATCCACTTCCTGCCATCATCACTTCAGGGCAAGGAGCAGTAAGAGAAGCTGCTTTTGGGGTGGTTCATGCTGATAATAATCCTTCTTTGGATTTACAATACCTCAACCACGAAACGTCTTCAAAAAACGGAGTTTCCGAAACTAAAATTCAGCTCAAAGATCCTGAATATCCCTTTTATATAAATCTTTACTTCAAAGCTTACCAAAAGGAAAATGTTATCGAGCAATGGGCGGAAATCTCCCATCAAGAGAAGAAACCTATCACCTTAAAAAACTATGCCTCGGCATTTCTTCAACTCTCTGCTAAGGATTACTACCTTACTCACTTTTTTGGGGATTGGGCCAATGAGATGAGAATAGAAGAAACCCTCCTTCCTGAAGGTATCCACAACATAGAATCCAAATTAGGAACCCGCACTACCAATTTTGATCTTCCCTCCTTTATACTTTCTCTTAACCAAAAGGCAGATGAAAATTATGGCGAAGTCCTCGCGGGAACCCTTGCCTAG
- a CDS encoding glycosyltransferase: MPEKKKILIRIGSLRHGGAEKVLATFLKNLPPDKYEIDLLLNLYSGKYLSEIPDWINILYLNKGEMITTNRLQDIPTKVFRVLYQKLLKSFPQLLYCFILKNKKYDLEFAAIHGLRDDILNSPIKNSKKIIWIHSDKEQNPLELQRYFKYDKILIISDKTERTFKKLAQTEDEKNKIVRIYNPLDTEEILSKSKKPSTVNQQPSTNSLIPIFISVGTVYPAKGFDRLLKVHKRLLEEGFPHKVLIVGDGYDFENIKHLKSELGVDDTTKMLGFTDNPYPYLKNANFFVLSSRYEGFPTVLFEAITLKKNIIATEVSGVKEMLENGKLGLIIENSEEGIYKGMKQALQHPESFRMYQTELEKYRMPFNLKNSVQAIMKIMDEV, from the coding sequence ATGCCTGAAAAAAAGAAAATACTCATCCGTATAGGTTCGCTTCGTCATGGTGGTGCCGAAAAAGTTTTGGCTACTTTCCTGAAAAACCTGCCACCTGACAAATATGAAATTGACTTATTGCTAAATCTGTATTCCGGGAAATACCTTTCGGAGATTCCGGACTGGATCAATATTCTCTACCTCAACAAAGGAGAAATGATTACCACCAACCGATTGCAGGACATTCCCACGAAGGTTTTTCGGGTGTTGTATCAAAAATTATTGAAATCGTTTCCTCAACTTCTGTATTGTTTTATTTTAAAAAATAAAAAATACGATCTGGAATTTGCAGCCATCCATGGGTTGAGAGATGACATTCTGAATTCGCCCATCAAAAATTCTAAAAAAATCATTTGGATTCATAGCGATAAAGAGCAAAATCCGTTAGAACTACAACGATATTTTAAGTATGATAAAATTTTGATAATTTCAGACAAAACAGAGAGAACCTTTAAGAAACTAGCCCAAACAGAAGACGAAAAAAACAAAATTGTACGGATTTACAATCCTTTGGATACAGAGGAAATTCTTTCAAAAAGCAAGAAACCATCAACCGTCAACCAGCAACCATCAACCAACAGCCTAATTCCGATATTTATTTCTGTTGGAACCGTATACCCTGCTAAAGGTTTCGATAGGTTGTTAAAAGTTCATAAAAGATTATTGGAAGAAGGTTTTCCTCATAAGGTATTAATTGTAGGTGATGGTTACGATTTTGAAAACATCAAACACCTGAAATCCGAATTGGGTGTGGACGATACCACAAAAATGCTTGGTTTTACCGATAATCCTTATCCTTATCTTAAAAATGCTAATTTTTTCGTACTAAGTTCCCGTTACGAAGGTTTTCCTACGGTCTTGTTTGAAGCCATTACCTTGAAGAAAAACATTATTGCCACCGAAGTTTCGGGTGTGAAAGAAATGTTGGAGAACGGTAAACTCGGCTTGATTATTGAAAATTCCGAAGAGGGAATTTACAAGGGAATGAAGCAAGCTTTGCAACACCCGGAAAGTTTCAGAATGTATCAAACTGAACTGGAAAAGTATCGCATGCCTTTTAATTTAAAAAACTCTGTACAAGCCATCATGAAAATCATGGACGAAGTTTGA
- a CDS encoding glycosyltransferase, whose protein sequence is MPKKIKLLFRNRSLEMGGTENVLLTILHELDKSEYEITLLLNYHQGEFLNRVPKEVRVLSIGKGVDEFSNNKYLKLIQKSLRRLKYAWFQKFPKTFYQQHHLMDMDYEVAFSHYMYDDILNSPNRKSKKIYWFHGDLRNSGFSEQGNLEIIKKMKQFNQGVFVSQFSKNIVEQTWNVQLENAGVIHNPLSTKQILEKAEEAPLQDFGKIDFISIGRLFWQKGFKDLVLAHKKLIEEGHNIRTLILGDGPQKAELTQLIQENNLQDSLILGGYQGNPFPYLKKAQYFVLPSYSEGYPLVIAEALLLNTYVLSTNVGGIAEMITSDQKGILFDPGVEPLYQAMKQVLETPPLINEKLGQEIISKNKEIFQKINELFHS, encoded by the coding sequence ATGCCAAAAAAAATAAAACTTCTTTTCCGAAACCGTTCTTTGGAGATGGGAGGTACAGAAAATGTACTGCTCACCATTTTGCATGAGCTGGATAAATCCGAGTATGAAATTACCTTACTTCTCAATTACCACCAGGGGGAATTCCTCAACCGGGTGCCCAAAGAAGTTCGGGTGCTAAGCATTGGAAAAGGAGTGGACGAATTCTCCAACAATAAATACCTAAAGCTAATCCAAAAATCGCTTCGCCGATTGAAATATGCATGGTTTCAGAAATTCCCAAAAACTTTTTATCAGCAACATCATCTGATGGATATGGATTACGAAGTGGCATTCAGCCATTATATGTACGATGACATCTTGAATTCCCCTAACCGAAAGTCAAAAAAAATCTATTGGTTTCATGGAGATTTAAGAAATTCTGGATTTTCAGAACAAGGGAATTTAGAAATTATCAAAAAAATGAAACAATTTAATCAAGGTGTTTTTGTTTCTCAGTTTTCAAAAAACATTGTGGAACAAACCTGGAATGTCCAGCTTGAAAATGCCGGGGTGATTCATAATCCATTGTCGACAAAACAAATTTTGGAAAAGGCAGAAGAAGCTCCTCTTCAAGATTTTGGAAAAATTGATTTTATCTCCATCGGAAGGCTGTTCTGGCAAAAAGGCTTCAAGGATTTAGTTTTAGCCCATAAAAAATTAATAGAGGAAGGCCATAACATCCGAACTTTAATTTTAGGAGATGGACCACAAAAAGCGGAATTGACACAACTTATCCAAGAAAACAATTTGCAGGATTCCTTAATCTTAGGAGGTTACCAGGGTAATCCTTTTCCCTACCTAAAAAAAGCACAATATTTTGTCCTCCCGTCTTATAGTGAAGGCTACCCTTTGGTAATTGCCGAAGCTCTGCTGTTAAACACCTATGTATTGAGTACCAATGTGGGGGGGATAGCCGAAATGATAACTTCAGACCAAAAAGGAATTTTATTTGACCCCGGAGTAGAGCCTCTCTACCAAGCGATGAAACAAGTTTTGGAAACCCCTCCCTTGATTAATGAAAAGTTGGGACAGGAAATAATTTCGAAAAATAAAGAAATTTTCCAAAAAATTAACGAACTTTTCCATTCTTAA
- a CDS encoding serine O-acetyltransferase → MPNLTLIQKDFYRATGSWLSTFQIWKACFSPNLHFIFLLRKAQQHPKSSLYGKLWRLILRRYQIKYGFQIYPETEIGEGFYLGHWGALVINPKTKIGKNCNIAQGVTIGQQNRGKKQGIPVIGDEVWIGTNAVIVGGISIGNDVLIAPNAYVNFDVPDHSVVVGNPASIIPKTHATEGYINHKIE, encoded by the coding sequence ATGCCTAACCTCACCCTCATTCAAAAAGATTTTTACAGAGCCACCGGCTCTTGGTTGTCCACATTTCAGATCTGGAAGGCATGCTTTAGCCCAAATCTACATTTTATTTTTTTGTTGAGAAAAGCACAACAGCATCCTAAGTCTTCCCTATATGGCAAACTTTGGAGGCTTATCCTAAGGAGATATCAAATAAAATACGGCTTTCAGATCTACCCGGAGACGGAGATTGGCGAAGGTTTTTATCTCGGCCACTGGGGAGCTTTGGTCATCAACCCCAAAACTAAAATTGGGAAAAACTGCAATATTGCCCAAGGAGTAACCATTGGGCAGCAAAACAGAGGAAAAAAGCAAGGGATTCCCGTAATTGGTGATGAGGTTTGGATAGGCACTAACGCTGTTATTGTTGGAGGAATTTCTATTGGAAATGATGTGCTAATAGCACCCAATGCCTATGTAAATTTTGATGTCCCAGATCATTCGGTAGTGGTCGGAAATCCAGCGAGCATTATACCAAAAACCCATGCTACAGAGGGATATATCAATCATAAAATTGAATAA
- a CDS encoding glycosyltransferase: MENKKTIIFILPDLESGGAERIVTTIANHLPREKFIPKIMLMRKEGAYLDLVKDDVEIIDLKVQRIRQSLFPILKEIRKRKPEIVFSGFGEVNAYLSTFIKLFPKTKFIARETNVVSQHVTRPEIKFFYRFYNNYHKIICQSDDMYRDLVKNFNIKEEKLVKINNPVDFQAIEAKLQNVSPPEDFSADDKNVVAIGNLSYRKGFDNLLKVFYHLKNEKIKLHILGDGRDKEILHQMKKDLDLPHVIFHGRQENPYRFLKFADLFILSSRYEGFPNVLLEAGACGTYALANDCPGGIREIIQPKINGEITDIENHQAFAEKILEVLGQNHHSDAIRNSIHSRFSKEIILKKYEEVLGKLLSDKNSNHIGT; this comes from the coding sequence ATGGAAAACAAAAAAACAATCATCTTCATTTTACCGGATTTGGAAAGCGGTGGTGCCGAGCGGATTGTAACCACCATTGCCAACCATTTGCCACGAGAAAAATTTATTCCGAAAATCATGCTGATGCGAAAAGAAGGGGCTTATCTGGATTTGGTGAAAGATGATGTGGAAATCATTGACCTGAAAGTACAGCGAATTCGCCAGTCGCTTTTTCCTATTTTAAAAGAAATTCGGAAAAGAAAACCCGAAATTGTTTTTTCTGGCTTTGGGGAAGTTAATGCTTACTTATCCACATTCATCAAACTTTTCCCCAAGACAAAATTCATTGCCCGGGAGACCAATGTGGTTTCCCAGCACGTTACCCGCCCGGAAATAAAATTCTTTTATCGTTTTTACAATAATTATCATAAAATCATCTGTCAGAGTGATGATATGTATCGGGATTTGGTAAAAAACTTCAATATTAAAGAAGAAAAATTGGTGAAAATCAATAATCCGGTAGATTTTCAGGCCATAGAGGCTAAACTACAGAATGTATCGCCACCCGAAGATTTTTCAGCTGATGATAAAAATGTGGTGGCCATAGGAAATCTTTCTTATCGGAAAGGGTTTGATAATTTACTAAAGGTGTTCTATCATCTGAAAAACGAAAAAATAAAACTTCATATCCTGGGTGATGGTCGGGATAAGGAGATTTTACATCAAATGAAAAAAGATTTGGATTTGCCTCATGTCATCTTTCACGGAAGACAAGAGAATCCGTATCGTTTTCTGAAATTCGCCGACCTTTTTATCCTCTCTTCCCGTTACGAAGGTTTCCCGAATGTGCTTCTGGAAGCTGGAGCCTGTGGGACTTATGCTCTGGCAAACGATTGTCCTGGGGGAATACGGGAAATCATCCAGCCGAAAATTAATGGAGAAATTACGGACATCGAAAATCATCAAGCTTTTGCTGAAAAAATTCTTGAAGTTTTAGGACAAAATCACCACTCCGATGCGATTAGAAACTCTATACACTCCAGGTTTTCCAAAGAGATTATTTTGAAAAAATACGAGGAAGTTTTAGGGAAGTTATTAAGTGATAAAAACTCAAACCACATAGGCACATAG
- a CDS encoding glycosyltransferase family 2 protein: protein MPDILIKSFNRPFYLDRCLQSIDAFVKGDFRVIVLDDGTPKKYLDKIQEKYPDVEIRRSEQYEEKTKAIEENLKLGKEINGFKIPTQLWKTAVQQAGDYVLVTEDDVWFNQEINLEEVTKQMRVSDIYLTKLGWLGNASRDTGYQSISNLLETISAKQLFTSNEWVMDWFFYNKFKVFSLLYKLGKVDNYTVGKYWQLNSILMGLWKKDYWLHVWKDAQGKVDEKEQLRNAAAFYHCHKTNPNFVAKTKTEILKTTFQSSATGSYHQYGVDFNVNYFNHLINEAWLKGEFDPMQNFPKDFSLDYFDRFLDDKMDQNNFRLWVEHFKSQYRNQGADVG, encoded by the coding sequence ATGCCTGACATCCTCATCAAATCCTTTAACCGACCTTTCTACCTCGACCGATGCTTACAGAGTATTGATGCTTTTGTAAAAGGAGATTTTCGTGTGATAGTACTGGATGATGGCACCCCAAAAAAGTATTTGGATAAAATTCAGGAAAAATATCCCGACGTTGAAATTAGAAGATCTGAACAATACGAAGAAAAAACAAAGGCTATTGAAGAAAACCTGAAATTGGGTAAAGAAATAAACGGATTTAAAATTCCTACTCAGCTTTGGAAAACAGCAGTACAGCAGGCTGGTGATTATGTTTTGGTAACCGAAGATGATGTATGGTTTAACCAAGAAATTAACTTGGAAGAAGTAACTAAGCAAATGCGAGTTTCTGATATATACCTGACTAAGTTAGGATGGTTAGGAAATGCCTCTAGAGACACGGGATACCAATCGATATCTAATCTATTAGAAACGATATCAGCTAAACAGCTTTTCACTTCTAACGAATGGGTGATGGATTGGTTTTTCTATAATAAATTTAAAGTATTCAGTCTGTTATATAAACTTGGGAAAGTAGATAATTATACGGTTGGAAAATACTGGCAGCTTAATTCTATTCTCATGGGTCTATGGAAAAAAGACTATTGGTTGCACGTTTGGAAAGATGCTCAAGGTAAAGTGGATGAAAAAGAACAGCTTCGCAATGCTGCGGCTTTTTATCATTGCCATAAAACCAATCCGAATTTCGTTGCAAAAACCAAAACGGAAATTCTAAAAACTACCTTTCAATCTTCTGCAACTGGTTCATATCACCAGTATGGAGTTGATTTTAATGTTAATTATTTCAATCATCTTATTAATGAGGCTTGGTTAAAAGGTGAATTTGATCCTATGCAAAACTTTCCAAAAGATTTTTCTTTAGATTATTTTGATCGTTTTCTGGATGATAAAATGGATCAAAATAATTTTCGTCTTTGGGTAGAGCATTTCAAGTCACAATACCGCAACCAAGGCGCTGATGTCGGTTAA
- a CDS encoding acyltransferase, whose protein sequence is MHLFYRAILKIHSICKALYDKAYIDICKTKGLKAGPNVIFIEAPDFGSEPFLIEIGDRTKITAGCRFINHDGAMYTIRSMEKFADARNFGRIKLGENCFVGNNCTFLPGAQMGNNCILGAGSVLNSSMPDNSVYAGVPAKFICTIDEYGNKALENNIMYPRELEENRAELEKYIKEHLPHTYKPVKN, encoded by the coding sequence ATGCATCTTTTTTATCGAGCAATTCTTAAAATTCATAGTATCTGCAAGGCTCTTTACGACAAGGCTTATATTGATATCTGCAAAACGAAAGGGCTGAAAGCCGGGCCGAATGTTATTTTTATTGAAGCTCCGGATTTTGGAAGTGAGCCTTTTCTGATTGAAATTGGCGACCGTACCAAAATTACCGCCGGTTGTAGGTTCATCAATCATGACGGCGCTATGTACACCATCCGAAGTATGGAGAAATTTGCCGATGCCCGAAATTTTGGCCGGATAAAACTGGGCGAAAACTGCTTTGTGGGCAATAATTGTACGTTTCTCCCGGGAGCTCAGATGGGAAACAATTGTATTTTAGGAGCAGGTTCGGTACTTAATTCTTCTATGCCCGACAATTCCGTTTATGCGGGAGTTCCTGCGAAATTCATCTGCACTATTGATGAATACGGAAACAAAGCTTTAGAAAACAATATTATGTATCCTCGAGAGCTGGAGGAAAACCGCGCCGAATTAGAAAAATACATCAAAGAGCATCTTCCCCACACCTATAAACCTGTGAAAAACTGA
- a CDS encoding glycosyltransferase family 2 protein — MQNKNPLVSVILSVYNAEKYIAKSIDSVLNQTFTDFEFLIVDDCSTDGTLAIIENKAQQDSRIKLINKEKNKGFQGYVENLNLMIQQAKGKYIAKFDADDIWVENKLEEQVKEIESHSDFFLLSANAIEIDENDNEIGKVIRPHTWEESQKMMLKNNPFCHPSILFRNIGYTYRQKMYYTEEYDLYLRMYSDGKKLIHKKDFLFYYRILKNSLSRGNKVIIQALFKQKAISFYHERIQSGKDSYDEFNPDDYLKIFDIKYPSSKEDLVKSLKIAFITGIRKDYDLLLKKALQQYGKKEFLKYIALGFIFPLAYQIYVKRS, encoded by the coding sequence TTGCAAAATAAAAATCCTTTAGTTAGTGTTATCCTATCGGTTTATAATGCCGAGAAGTATATTGCAAAAAGCATTGATTCGGTTCTGAATCAAACATTCACAGATTTTGAATTTCTCATCGTTGATGATTGTTCTACCGATGGAACTTTAGCCATTATAGAAAATAAAGCCCAACAAGATTCTCGAATTAAGTTAATTAATAAAGAAAAAAACAAAGGATTTCAAGGTTATGTTGAAAATTTAAATCTAATGATTCAACAAGCTAAAGGAAAATACATCGCTAAATTTGATGCTGATGATATCTGGGTTGAAAATAAATTAGAAGAGCAGGTAAAAGAAATAGAAAGTCATTCGGATTTTTTTTTGTTAAGTGCTAATGCTATTGAAATTGATGAAAATGATAATGAAATTGGCAAAGTAATCCGTCCTCATACTTGGGAAGAGTCTCAAAAAATGATGTTAAAAAATAATCCCTTTTGCCATCCTTCTATTTTGTTCAGAAATATAGGGTATACTTACAGACAAAAAATGTATTATACTGAAGAATATGACTTATATCTTAGAATGTATTCAGATGGAAAAAAACTTATTCATAAAAAAGATTTCCTTTTCTATTACCGTATCTTAAAAAATTCTCTTTCCAGAGGAAATAAAGTTATTATTCAGGCTTTGTTTAAACAAAAAGCAATTTCCTTTTACCATGAAAGAATCCAAAGTGGAAAAGATTCTTACGATGAATTTAACCCGGATGATTATTTAAAGATTTTTGACATCAAATATCCTTCCTCCAAAGAAGATTTGGTAAAATCTCTAAAAATAGCTTTTATCACAGGGATACGGAAAGATTATGATTTATTGTTGAAAAAAGCCCTTCAGCAATATGGTAAGAAAGAGTTTCTAAAATATATTGCATTAGGATTTATTTTCCCATTGGCATATCAAATATATGTAAAGCGCTCATGA
- a CDS encoding alpha-galactosidase, producing MKYSEDFGNLIQILPGINNYASDYSLAPRQVFKTPKFIYTYTDLGKGQASQNLHQWAVHHGIYKGAENKRILLNNWEATYFDFNEEKLSSLIGNAKDLGVDVFLLDDGWFGNKHPRNKDVAGLGDWEANRQKLPHGIPYLVQEAKKNKVVFGIWVEPEMVNPKSELYEKHPNWVLKLPNREENLRRTQLVLDLSNPDVQEHVFKVIDNIMRENPEVGYIKWDCNRYMTNAYSPYLKDKQNNLYIDYTLGLYKVLDRIRAKYPDVELMWCSGGGGRAEYGGLHYTNEFWPSDNTDPLQRIFIHYGYSYFFPMGMQASHVTSWGNQSLKFKLDVAMSGKLGFDIRVNEMSPQEMKLSQQAVAEYKKLHGTINTGELYRLVAPYHNHYASWMVVHPNKNKAVFYAYNLHTLLGDNFQYIKMKGLDPHKNYRLRELNLIDEKRPQLPENLRVFSGDYLMKVGLPWYLSGSIKSSVIELSAE from the coding sequence ATAAAGTATAGTGAAGATTTCGGAAATCTTATTCAAATCCTACCTGGGATCAACAATTATGCTTCTGATTATAGCTTAGCTCCTCGCCAGGTTTTCAAAACTCCTAAATTTATCTATACCTATACCGACTTAGGTAAAGGACAAGCTTCTCAAAATTTACACCAATGGGCAGTACATCATGGAATATATAAAGGTGCTGAAAACAAAAGAATATTGCTCAACAATTGGGAAGCTACTTATTTCGATTTTAACGAAGAAAAACTTTCCAGCCTTATCGGAAACGCGAAAGACCTAGGAGTAGATGTGTTTTTATTAGACGATGGTTGGTTTGGCAATAAACACCCTCGTAATAAAGATGTTGCTGGTCTAGGAGATTGGGAGGCTAACCGACAAAAGTTACCTCATGGGATTCCCTATCTTGTACAAGAAGCAAAAAAGAACAAGGTAGTCTTCGGCATTTGGGTTGAGCCTGAAATGGTAAACCCTAAAAGTGAACTTTACGAAAAACATCCCAACTGGGTGTTAAAGCTCCCTAACCGAGAGGAAAATCTTAGACGAACACAATTAGTTTTGGATTTGTCCAATCCTGATGTTCAAGAGCATGTCTTTAAGGTAATCGACAACATCATGCGGGAAAACCCTGAAGTAGGCTACATTAAGTGGGACTGCAACCGATATATGACCAATGCTTACTCTCCTTATCTAAAAGACAAACAAAATAATCTGTATATCGATTATACCTTGGGGCTTTACAAAGTCCTCGATAGGATAAGAGCTAAATATCCTGATGTAGAATTAATGTGGTGCAGCGGTGGTGGTGGCCGTGCTGAATATGGAGGGCTACATTATACCAATGAGTTTTGGCCTAGTGATAATACAGATCCCCTCCAAAGAATTTTCATCCACTATGGATATTCTTACTTTTTCCCGATGGGCATGCAAGCATCCCATGTTACCAGTTGGGGAAATCAGTCTTTAAAATTCAAGCTAGATGTTGCGATGAGTGGTAAACTAGGCTTCGACATTCGTGTAAATGAAATGAGCCCTCAAGAGATGAAACTTTCTCAACAAGCGGTAGCAGAATATAAAAAATTACACGGAACGATTAATACTGGGGAGTTATACCGACTGGTTGCCCCTTATCACAATCATTATGCTTCTTGGATGGTGGTTCACCCTAACAAGAACAAAGCGGTATTCTATGCCTATAATTTGCATACTTTATTAGGTGATAATTTTCAATATATTAAAATGAAAGGGCTAGATCCTCATAAAAATTACCGATTAAGAGAACTTAACCTTATCGATGAAAAACGACCTCAGCTACCTGAGAACCTCCGTGTTTTCTCTGGTGATTACCTAATGAAGGTGGGCTTACCTTGGTATCTTAGCGGGAGCATCAAAAGTAGTGTGATAGAACTCTCTGCAGAATAA
- the tnpA gene encoding IS200/IS605 family transposase: MPYRQILYHLVFRTKYSIPALDLEHSEKLYRYIWGIIKNKNCKLFQINGIEDHIHLLTDLHPSIALADFVKDIKVASSLWLKESGDFPNFVGWGKGYCALTYAYKEKEVIMRYIKNQRIHHHKESFKEEISRFFRDHHITDDGYFWKDD; encoded by the coding sequence ATGCCTTACCGACAAATTCTTTACCATTTGGTTTTCAGAACGAAGTATAGCATTCCGGCTCTTGATTTAGAACACTCAGAAAAGCTCTATCGATACATCTGGGGGATTATCAAGAACAAAAACTGCAAGCTTTTCCAGATTAATGGAATAGAAGACCATATCCATCTCCTCACCGACTTACATCCTAGTATAGCCTTAGCAGACTTTGTAAAAGACATCAAGGTAGCCTCTTCTTTATGGCTCAAAGAATCTGGAGATTTCCCAAATTTTGTAGGCTGGGGAAAAGGATACTGTGCCCTCACCTATGCTTATAAAGAAAAAGAAGTCATCATGAGGTATATTAAGAACCAAAGAATACACCATCATAAGGAAAGCTTCAAAGAAGAGATTTCTCGTTTTTTCAGGGATCATCATATTACAGATGATGGCTATTTCTGGAAGGATGATTAG
- a CDS encoding polysaccharide deacetylase family protein, whose amino-acid sequence MAKIINFHDIASPQWFEDTLDVIQELYEVVPFSEVQRFYQGKSKSKNIAHLTVDDGHFSTYTIIYPALKKRDLSASIFVSPKIITEQSNFWYEESGDYEADQLKTCISEVLNVSVDRLKDFYPRSVMKTLTLEQNWEIIRLYQKKFSIPTKKYQYINTSQLLEMEASGVFDIGAHTQNHPILANETDVISRYEIQESVKNLGELLGRKITTFAYPNGSYDLDFGSREMEYLKEVGIDYAFSFQFKDLNIKDHLLSIPRYGLYHGTKDFVRKKLKYGNIWEPLKAKLFNNEDKHRKLIMKKLQNHA is encoded by the coding sequence ATGGCAAAAATTATTAATTTTCATGATATTGCGAGCCCTCAATGGTTTGAGGACACCTTGGATGTAATTCAGGAATTATATGAAGTGGTTCCTTTTTCTGAGGTTCAGCGTTTTTATCAAGGAAAATCCAAGTCTAAAAATATTGCTCATCTTACGGTGGACGATGGTCATTTTTCCACCTACACCATTATTTATCCGGCTTTAAAGAAAAGAGACCTTAGTGCTTCCATCTTTGTTTCGCCCAAAATCATCACTGAGCAAAGTAATTTTTGGTATGAAGAATCCGGAGATTATGAAGCGGATCAATTGAAGACATGTATTTCCGAGGTTTTGAATGTTTCGGTTGACCGACTTAAAGATTTTTATCCCCGATCGGTAATGAAAACTTTGACTCTAGAACAAAACTGGGAAATCATCCGTCTTTATCAGAAAAAATTTAGCATTCCTACCAAAAAATACCAATACATCAATACTTCACAATTATTGGAAATGGAAGCCTCTGGGGTTTTTGATATTGGAGCTCATACCCAAAATCATCCTATTTTAGCCAATGAGACCGATGTAATTTCCCGATATGAAATTCAAGAATCAGTTAAAAACTTAGGGGAATTATTAGGCAGAAAGATTACCACATTTGCTTATCCCAATGGGAGTTATGATTTAGATTTCGGTTCAAGAGAAATGGAGTATTTGAAAGAAGTTGGAATAGACTATGCTTTTTCGTTTCAATTTAAAGATTTGAACATAAAAGATCATTTACTATCCATCCCAAGGTACGGTTTATATCATGGTACTAAAGACTTTGTTCGAAAGAAATTGAAATACGGGAACATCTGGGAGCCTTTAAAGGCAAAATTATTTAATAATGAAGATAAGCATCGAAAACTAATCATGAAAAAATTACAAAACCATGCCTGA